The segment AGGCGAGCGCTGAATGCCTGAAAACCGCATCATGCTGGACGTGTTGAGAGGCAAGACGGTATCTCCGCCGCCGCTCTGGATGATGCGCCAGGCCGGCCGCTATCTGCCGGAATATCGCGAGACACGCAGGCGGGCCGGATCATTCCTCGATCTTTGCTACGATCCCGATCTTGCCGTCGAAGTGACGCTGCAGCCGATCGAGCGTTTCGGCTTCGATGCATCGATCCTGTTTTCCGATATCCTTGTCGTGCCGCATGCGCTGGGCCGCGACGTGCGCTTCGAGGAGGGCCGCGGACCGCTGTTGACGCCAATCGCGGTGACGGAGATTGCCGCTCTCGACGGCGAAACGTTTCACGTGAATCTCGAACCGGTCTACGAGACGGTCAGGCGATTGCGGACAAAACTGCCTGATCAAACGACGCTGATCGGCTTCTGCGGCGCGCCGTGGACGGTGGCGACCTATATGATCGCCGGCCACGGCACCTCAGACCAGGCCCCGGCCAGGCTTTTTGCCTATCGAGAGCCGGCGGCTTTTTTACAGTTGCTGAAAGTGCTTGCCGATCACTCGGCCGCCTATCTGATCCGACAGATCGAAGCCGGCGCCGATGTGGTGCAGATCTTTGACTCGTGGTCCGGCGTGCTCGACGAAGCTTCTTTCGAGGCGTTTTGCGTCAGGCCGGTGGCGGAGATCGTCAGGCAGGTCCGGGCCGTCTATCCCGACATTCCGATCATCGGCTTTCCCAAGGGCGCCGGTGCCCACTACCGCAGCTATCGCCAAAAAACCGGTGTGACCGGGCTGGGGCTCGACTGGACCGTGCCGTTGACGACGGCGAAGGAATTGCAGCGCGACGGCGCCGTGCAGGGCAATCTCGATCCGTTGCGGCTGGTGGCCGGCGGCAAGGCGCTTTCGGACGGTGTCGACGCGATCCTGAAAGCACTGGGCGATGGACCGCTGATCTTCAATCTCGGCCACGGCATCACGCCGGAGACGCCGATCGCGCATGTCGAGGCGATGGTGAAACTGGTGCGGGCACATCGATGACCGACATGAACAACGCCAACAATGGTGCGGGCAGCAGCGGTGGTGCAGCGATGCGTCGAGCGTCGATCGCCATCGGCATCTTCCTCGTCCTGGCGGCGCTTCTGTTCCTGTTCGGGCCGGATGACTTTTATCCCTGGGCAAAGGCGATCCACGTCATCGCCGTCATCTCGTGGATGGCGGGCATGCTCTATCTGCCGCGGCTGCTGGTCTATCATGCCGATGCGGAAAAAGGCTCCGTCCAGTCGGAGACTTTCAAGGTGATGGAGCG is part of the Mesorhizobium sp. L-2-11 genome and harbors:
- the hemE gene encoding uroporphyrinogen decarboxylase, which encodes MPENRIMLDVLRGKTVSPPPLWMMRQAGRYLPEYRETRRRAGSFLDLCYDPDLAVEVTLQPIERFGFDASILFSDILVVPHALGRDVRFEEGRGPLLTPIAVTEIAALDGETFHVNLEPVYETVRRLRTKLPDQTTLIGFCGAPWTVATYMIAGHGTSDQAPARLFAYREPAAFLQLLKVLADHSAAYLIRQIEAGADVVQIFDSWSGVLDEASFEAFCVRPVAEIVRQVRAVYPDIPIIGFPKGAGAHYRSYRQKTGVTGLGLDWTVPLTTAKELQRDGAVQGNLDPLRLVAGGKALSDGVDAILKALGDGPLIFNLGHGITPETPIAHVEAMVKLVRAHR